In a genomic window of Roseiflexus castenholzii DSM 13941:
- a CDS encoding WXG100 family type VII secretion target, whose amino-acid sequence MARIGADLEQLRATIASLRQGNANLQETFQRTRQAMQALQSSPWAGRHRQQAEAVWERIQAQFTPAINALENLTARTEQFAHNLEAAGSRFNDGAAISSKAPTAPGVDTMPKSPLPPGDGAINGQQPPPYRPFESGPTTVPGVLQDTAGCTNYVLRRVNLDDMKRWPNAHEWNEAARNAGYVISDVPEVGSKGAIMVFEAGLLKGAYSSDGHVAYVEQVERDPDGTLRVTISEAKPVENNGEIVWGTHTPPTTRTIALRVGEDGKVASIDGNPISPNDVSFILGRRAM is encoded by the coding sequence AACCTGCAAGAAACGTTTCAACGGACGAGGCAAGCCATGCAAGCCTTGCAGAGCAGCCCATGGGCAGGTCGGCATCGCCAACAAGCCGAAGCAGTCTGGGAGCGAATTCAGGCTCAGTTTACACCTGCGATCAATGCGCTTGAAAACCTGACTGCGCGCACCGAGCAGTTTGCTCACAATCTTGAGGCGGCAGGCAGCCGGTTTAACGATGGTGCAGCGATTAGTTCTAAGGCGCCAACCGCTCCAGGCGTCGATACGATGCCGAAATCGCCGCTCCCGCCAGGTGATGGCGCGATAAATGGTCAGCAACCGCCGCCTTATCGTCCGTTTGAAAGCGGACCCACGACCGTGCCCGGCGTATTGCAAGACACGGCCGGTTGCACCAACTACGTTTTACGGCGGGTCAATTTGGATGATATGAAGAGGTGGCCCAATGCGCATGAATGGAACGAAGCCGCTCGCAACGCCGGATATGTGATCAGCGACGTGCCAGAAGTAGGATCGAAGGGGGCGATCATGGTATTCGAGGCAGGACTATTGAAGGGAGCCTACTCCTCAGACGGGCATGTGGCCTACGTGGAGCAAGTAGAGCGCGATCCGGATGGCACGCTGAGGGTGACCATTAGTGAGGCAAAACCTGTTGAGAATAACGGTGAGATAGTTTGGGGTACACATACTCCGCCAACTACGCGCACTATCGCTCTGCGGGTTGGTGAAGACGGAAAGGTGGCATCGATTGATGGCAACCCGATATCTCCGAATGATGTAAGTTTCATCTTGGGCAGGCGTGCAATGTGA